The following are from one region of the Salvia hispanica cultivar TCC Black 2014 chromosome 1, UniMelb_Shisp_WGS_1.0, whole genome shotgun sequence genome:
- the LOC125222273 gene encoding (-)-isopiperitenone reductase-like produces MADAGVRYALVTGGNKGIGLEICKQLASKGIKVILTSRDEKRGLEAVETLNHSGLSHHVDFLQLNVADSASIAVAAQFLTTKYGRLDILVNNAGILGAELEGDVSILQELVQANAATVFTSSEVETPLHLKAKGTMIQTYEAGEKCINTNYYGVKRVTEALIPLLQLSDSPTIVNVSSILGHLRLLRNERAKAMLSNEAGLTEEGVDAVVREFLSDFKEGRLEESKWPSHGAAYKVSKAALNAHTKVLAKKHADFVINSLCPGFARTDITSSLGAISAEEAGGRVVKVALLPRGGPTGGYFIDKDLYGIAT; encoded by the exons ATGGCGGATGCAGGTGTGAGGTATGCATTAGTCACAGGTGGGAACAAAGGAATCGGATTGGAGATCTGTAAGCAGTTAGCTTCCAAAGGAATTAAGGTGATATTAACTTCAAGGGATGAGAAGAGAGGCCTTGAAGCAGTGGAAACCCTTAACCACTCTGGCCTCTCTCATCATGTCGATTTTCTTCAACTCAATGTTGCCGACTCTGCAAGCATCGCTGTTGCTGCCCAATTCCTTACCACAAAATATGGGAGGCTTGACATTCTG GTGAACAATGCAGGAATACTAGGAGCAGAATTGGAGGGAGATGTTTCTATTCTTCAAGAGCTAGTACAAGCAAATGCTGCTACAGTCTTTACTAGCTCAGAGGTTGAGACGCCGCTGCACCTGAAAGCGAAAGGAACTATGATCCAGACATACGAGGCTGGAGAAAAGTGCATAAACACAAACTACTACGGTGTAAAGAGAGTGACAGAAGCCCTCATTCCTCTCCTCCAACTATCTGATTCACCGACTATCGTCAATGTTTCCTCCATCTTAGGCCACCTTCGTCTCTTGAGGAACGAGCGTGCAAAAGCTATGCTGAGCAACGAGGCGGGCCTGACCGAAGAGGGCGTGGATGCGGTGGTTCGAGAGTTCCTCAGCGACTTCAAAGAGGGGAGATTGGAGGAGAGCAAGTGGCCGAGTCATGGTGCGGCCTATAAAGTGTCTAAAGCGGCTTTGAATGCGCACACAAAAGTGTTGGCTAAGAAGCACGCTGATTTCGTCATCAACAGCCTCTGTCCTGGCTTTGCGAGAACGGATATTACTAGCAGTCTCGGTGCCATTAGCGCCGAGGAGGCCGGTGGGAGGGTGGTTAAGGTGGCGCTGCTGCCTCGTGGAGGGCCGACGGGTGGATACTTTATTGACAAGGATTTGTATGGTATTGCTACTTGA